In Oncorhynchus tshawytscha isolate Ot180627B linkage group LG23, Otsh_v2.0, whole genome shotgun sequence, the following proteins share a genomic window:
- the vwde gene encoding von Willebrand factor D and EGF domain-containing protein: MVLARCCFPASVKMNVALLACLVALVGICLARSDAPRGVAVPFVFDLKATCDPRCQHAGICIRNNTCFCSRGYEGETCQYANCYPKCKNGGECLRPGKCRCPSGFGGKYCHKVKCDSGCWNGGDCIAVNGVAKCICPSSWTGSKCQEAICPQGCRNGGSCMAPGICSCPEGWLGGACHTAVCHRPCLNGGKCLSPDSCRCRPPYSGPHCEERKVF; encoded by the exons ATGGTGCTTGCTCGCTGCTGCTTTCCCGCGTCGGTAAAGATGAACGTCGCGCTGCTTGCCTGCTTGGTTGCGCTTGTGGGCATCTGCTTAGCGCGCTCGGACGCTCCGCGAGGGGTGGCGGTGCCCTTTGTTTTTGACCTCAAAGCGACTTGCGACCCTCGGTGCCAACATGCTGGCATCTGCATCCGAAACAACACCTGCTTCTGTTCTCGCGGCTATGAGGGAGAGACCTGCCAGTATG CTAACTGCTATCCCAAATGTAAGAATGGAGGAGAGTGCCTTCGCCCTGGAAAATGCAGATGTCCTTCTGGATTTGGAGGAAAATATTGTCATAAAG TGAAATGTGATAGTGGATGCTGGAACGGTGGCGACTGCATTGCTGTGAATGGAGTGGCCAAGTGCATCTGTCCCTCCAGCTGGACTGGCTCCAAATGCCAAGAGG CGATCTGTCCCCAGGGGTGCAGGAACGGGGGCAGCTGTATGGCCCCAGGAATCTGCAGCTGTCCAGAGGGCTGGCTGGGTGGAGCCTGCCACACTG CTGTGTGTCACCGGCCATGTCTGAATGGAGGCAAGTGTTTGTCTCCTGATTCGTGCCGCTGTCGCCCTCCTTACTCTGGACCACACTGTGAGGAGAGGAAGGTGTTTTAA
- the vwdel gene encoding von Willebrand factor D and EGF domain-containing protein: protein MKLNIVLEHLYLLILLPNTIFCQTVLPPECAPGGHSLLQNPYRSTSFSSRSLQQSALQDFICDHSLIPGWYQFQIFDKPASMPTQCVEVNHCGTQAPVWLSLGEGESLPRPLEVTHLTACATWQFFLSSSKDCCLFRIPVTVRNCGDFYVYLLQPTQGCMGYCAQEMSDSAAVVCGPDEVEVDGACKAKHPPSPAVPVIVAELSGSIVYLKCSFEGHSVNSSLGYVVAWSRLSPQGIKEELKQEITVQTVAFIELDGINLRLGDKIYCSCSSFFVDSPDIQGAPSESEEFFAGIRLRPEVTTVSEDGKDYELTVESTIPVPCPDGASSSSTTEQCTLSLHLSTSNQGDDLLGPDVVLTSCRVDLSQSLGCRNGVCSQALVHLSAVTDFLRDGDRTTQIFVIPIVTSNFLWSGYTPQSVQITVTDVPSAYCYSFTDPHIITFDGRQYDNYQIGTFVLYKSTRQPFEVHVRQWECGSVVHGASCTCGFVARHGGDVIAFDMCNGELGDTRPHLSVKNRDVGKSGIRITESYQGRKVTMTFSSGAFVRADVSDWGMSLTLRAPSSDWSQTQGLCGTYDGQTHNDLHTAGGAALDNEDVAAFISEWKLPPGGSLFDTIPSYQSAPSPRRYCNCEEESHPTSPRTRSQPIPGSDSSCSHHGNVRLHSIIPTLDVTAEYINSVELFKGHHDHPSGNSKEHGRAEDTAAQPVERGSTLTGSSNGANNQRSRGRRQSYQFLPDTPYQSLSQSDLEGFTYFFPEDHELTARPESSPPPAWPTLSGLTQLQARVQCQRAVANSSMALSCGRLLGPAIVSQAVAMCVSDLQLKDDQAWVGATLPLLENECERRLVEERGREEEHQDMLSFLKCPNLCNGNGQCSKLGCVCFPGFGSYDCSIISDQTPEITELENEGLCDVRQSDCSTVQVFGQGFKDSYELKCEFLKEKFVDGEWTLDEPQFTLATFMDVSGLECQLPLEYRQATAGLDMDTATNRPLARWQIKVSNDGYGYSNAKILTLFDGACQNCTLNADVLCTSREKTCNIDSVCYGEGDLNPSSPCLICRPDSSKYTWSIAEKNEPPVFQSAQGRLQTFQGENFVYQLQAQDPEGSVVLFTLESGPSDTSLSPTGLLIWKATDTAAASSTQTIQFTIKDDCSAETLASVQISLRPCGCLNGASCVTNINLLSGSGEYLCVCPAGFTGDRCEEDIDDCKPNPCRLVKCIDGPNSFSCICPPGMTGHTCREDVDECAAEPCFPGVGCKNTLGSFTCGFCPEGYTGDGKSCRGHQGSGTVKPSSQAPCSRQPCYPGVQCFESTHVSVGYICGPCPPGLHGNGHTCSRSTTTGQRPVTTNREDGRPQVTEDSSREITGTTSSSSSSTSFSQNRRKTEGPSLGSKRVFSVDRKTSISPQDQTITRVSTPTNHNQGQSSKVELTPDLSHRVRWGSSSSIVTCADSPCFSGVPCEPTVSGSFKCGRCPYGYTGDGVTCKAVCRYPCGRNMECSLPNTCTCKEGYTGYNCHIAVCRPDCKNQGKCGRPDVCVCPVGYSGPTCEEANCEPSCQHGGTCLVRNLCTCPYGYVGPRCEIMVCNRHCENGGECISPDVCKCKSGWYGPTCNSAVCNPVCLNGGTCIKPNICACPGGFYGSQCQIAVCSPPCKNGGQCMRNNVCSCPEGYTGKRCQKSVCDPMCMNKGKCVGPNSCSCASGWRGKRCNITVCLQKCKNGGECVGPNTCHCSTGWEGLQCHSAICKQRCLNGGRCVLPNFCHCRNGYTGVTCGLKAALA from the exons ATGAAACTTAACATAGTTTTGGAACATTTGTATTTACTAATTTTACTCCCTAATACAATATTTTGTCAAACAG TGCTGCCCCCAGAATGTGCTCCGGGGGGTCACTCTCTGCTCCAGAACCCATACCGCAGCACCAGTTTCAGCTCCCGCAGCCTGCAGCAGTCAGCCCTCCAGGACTTCATCTGTGACCATTCCCTCATACCAGGCTGGTACCAGTTCCAGATCTTTGACAAGCCCGCCAGCATGCCCACACAATGTGTGGAG GTGAACCACTGTGGGACCCAGGCCCCAGTCTGGCTGTCTCTGGGGGAGGGCGAGAGCCTTCCCCGGCCCCTGGAGGTGACGCATCTGACGGCCTGTGCCACCTGGCAGTTCTTCCTCAGCAGCAGTAAGGACTGCTGCCTGTTCCGCATCCCTGTCACCGTGCGCAACTGTGGAGACTTCTACGTCTACCTGCTCCAGCCCACCCAGGGTTGCATGGGCTACTGCGCACAGG AGATGTCAGACTCTGCGGCTGTGGTGTGTGGTCCTGACGAGGTGGAGGTTGATGGAGCGTGTAAAG CCAAACATCCTCCTTCCCCAGCGGTACCTGTGATAGTAGCAGAGCTCTCTGGGAGCATCGTCTACCTGAAGTGCAGCTTCGAGGGCCATAGCGTGAACAGCTCCCTAGGCTATGTGGTTGCCTGGTCTCGCCTCTCCCCCCAAGGCATCAAAGAAGAACTGAAACAAGAGATTACTGTCCAAACCGTTGCCTTCATCGAGCTGGACGGGATCAACCTCCGACTGGGGGACAAG ATTTACTGCAGTTGCTCCAGTTTTTTCGTGGACTCGCCGGACATCCAGGGAGCCCCATCGGAGAGCGAAGAGTTCTTCGCCGGGATCAGG TTGAGACCCGAGGTGACTACTGTGTCTGAGGATGGGAAGGACTATGAGTTGACTGTGGAGAGTACCATCCCTGTCCCCTGCCCTGACggtgcctcctcctcctccaccacagaGCAGTGTACTCTCTCCTTACACCTGAGTACAAGCAATCAAG GAGACGATCTGCTGGGTCCAGACGTGGTGTTGACGTCGTGCCGGGTGGATCTCTCCCAGAGCCTGGGGTGTCGTAACGGGGTGTGTAGCCAGGCCCTGGTTCACCTCAGCGCGGTCACAGACTTCCTCAGGGACGGGGACAGGACAACACAGATCTTTGTCATACCCATCGTCACATCCAACTTCCTCTGGAGCGGCTACACACCACAGAGTGTGCAG ATCACAGTGACGGATGTTCCCTCTGCATACTGCTACTCTTTCACTGATCCTCACATCATCACGTTTGATGGCAG GCAGTATGACAACTATCAGATCGGGACGTTTGTGTTGTACAAAAGCACGAGGCAGCCATTCGAGGTTCATGTGCGCCAGTGGGAGTGCGGGAGCGTTGTCCACGGCGCCTCGTGCACGTGCGGCTTCGTGGCGAGACACGGCGGTGACGTCATAGCCTTCGACATGTGCAATGGAGAGCTGGGGGACACCAGGCCGCACCTGTCGGTGAAGAACAGGGACGTGGGCAAGAGTGGCATCCGCATCACTGAGTCTTACCAAGGACGCAAAGTCACA ATGACCTTCTCGTCTGGGGCATTTGTGCGTGCCGATGTGTCTGACTGGGGCATGAGTCTGACCCTGAGGGCCCCCAGCTCAGACTGGAGCCAAACCCAGGGCCTGTGTGGGACGTATGACGGACAGACCCACAATGACCTCCACACAGCAGGTGGCGCAGCGCTGGACAACGAAGACGTAGCAGCCTTCATCTCTGAATGGAA ACTCCCTCCTGGTGGCAGCTTGTTTGACACCATTCCGTCCTATCAGAGCGCCCCAAGCCCTCGCAGGTACTGTAACTGTGAAGAGGAGTCCCATCCCACGTCCCCGCGAACCAGGTCTCAGCCAATCCCTGGCTCCGACTCCTCCTGTTCTCACCATGGCAACGTGAGACTCCACAGTATCATCCCCACTCTGGATGTCACTGCCGAATACATCAACTCAGTAGAGCTGTTCAAAGGCCACCATGACCACCCCTCAGGAAACTCCAAAGAGCACGGCCGTGCCGAGGACACCGCCGCCCAGCctgtagagagaggctctaccctAACAGGCTCCAGCAATGGAGCCAACAACCAGAGGAGCCGTGGAAGGCGCCAGTCCTACCAGTTCCTCCCCGACACGCCCTACCAGAGCTTGAGCCAGTCCGACCTGGAGGGCTTCACCTACTTCTTCCCAGAGGACCACGAGCTGACGGCCCGGCCCgagtcctcccctccccctgcctggCCCACCCTGTCTGGGCTAACACAGCTCCAGGCCAGGGTGCAGTGCCAGCGGGCGGTGGCTAACTCCAGCATGGCCCTGAGCTGCGGCCGGCTCTTAGGCCCGGCCATAGTGAGCCAGGCGGTGGCTATGTGTGTCAGCGACCTCCAGCTAAAGGACGACCAGGCCTGGGTGGGCGCCACTCTGCCTCTGCTTGAGAACGAGTGTGAGAGGAGgctagtggaggagagggggagagaggaagagcaccAGGACATGCTGTCCTTCCTCAAGTGTCCTAATCTATGTAATGGGAATGGGCAGTGCTCCAAGTTGGGGTGTGTGTGCTTCCCCGGGTTCGGCTCCTATGACTGCAGCATtatctctg ACCAGACTCCAGAGATCACAGAGCTGGAGAACGAGGGACTGTGTGATGTCAGACAGAGTGACTGCTCCACTGTACAGGTCTTTGGACAAGGCTTCAAAGACTCCTATGAACTCAAGTGTGAATTTTTGAAGGAAAAG TTTGTAGATGGTGAGTGGACCCTGGACGAACCTCAGTTTACCCTGGCTACCTTCATGGATGTGTCAGGTCTGGAGTGTCAGCTCCCCCTGGAGTACAGACAAGCCACTGCAGGCCTGGACATGGATACGGCCACCAACAGACCCCTCGCACGCTGGCAGATCAAA GTGTCCAACGACGGCTACGGCTACAGCAACGCCAAGATCCTGACCCTGTTCGATGGAGCCTGTCAGAACTGCACACTCAACGCTGACGTTCTCTGTACCTCCAGG GAGAAAACATGCAacattgacagtgtgtgttatggaGAAGGAGACCTCAATCCCAGCAGCCCATGCCTGATATGCCGACCAGACTCCTCCAAATACACATGGTCCATCGCTGAGA AGAATGAGCCACCAGTGTTTCAGTCAGCCCAGGGGCGTCTGCAGACGTTCCAGGGAGAGAACTTTGTGTACCAGCTGCAGGCTCAGGACCCAGAAGGCTCTGTGGTGCTGTTCACTCTGGAGTCAGGCCCCAGtgacacctccctctcccccactggCCTGCTCATCTGGAAGGCTACTGACACTGCTGCCGCCTCCTCCACGCAGACGATTCAGTTCACTATCAAAGACGATTGTAGTGCTGAGACGCTTGCCTCTGTACAG atcTCTCTGCGGCCCTGTGGCTGTCTGAACGGAGCTTCCTGTGTTACAAACATCAACCTCCTCTCTGGCAGCGGGGAGTACCTATGTGTCTGTCCCGCAGGCTTCACAGGGGACAGGTGTGAGGAGGACATAGACGACTGTAAACCCAACCCCTGTCGTCTGGTCAAGTGTATAGACGGACCCAACTCTTTCTCCTGCATCTGTCCCCCCGGAATGACCG GTCATACCTGTAGAGAGGATGTGGATGAATGTGCCGCAGAGCCATGCTTCCCTGGGGTGGGCTGCAAAAACACACTAGGCTCATTCACCTGTGGCTTCTGTCCAGAGGGTTACACTGGGGACGGGAAGAGTTGCA GAGGTCACCAGGGTTCTGGCACGGTTAAACCATCAAGCCAGGCCCCCTGCTCCAGACAACCATGCTACCCAGGGGTGCAGTGCTTTGAGAGCACACACGTGTCCGTAGGGTACATCTGTGGACCCTGTCCACCTGGGCTCCATGGCAATGGACACACCTGTAGTAGAAGCACCACAACAG GACAGAGGCCAGTTACCACCAACAGAGAAGATGGACGTCCTCAAGTGACGGAAGACTCCAGTAGGGAAATCACtggcaccacctcctcctcttcttcctccacctccttctcccaGAACAGGAGAAAAACTGAGGGGCCCTCATTGGGTAGCAAGAGAGTCTTCTCCGTGGACAGAAAGACATCTATTAGCCCCCAGGACCAAACTATCACCAGAGTCTCCACCCCCACCAATCACAACCAAGGTCAGAGCAGCAAGGTGGAACTGACTCCTGACCTCAGCCACAGGGTGAGGTGGGGGTCATCGTCTTCCATAGTGACCTGTGCAGACTCTCCCTGCTTCTCCGGTGTGCCCTGCGAGCCCACTGTCTCAGGCTCCTTCAAGTGTGGCCGCTGCCCGTATGGTTACACTGGAGATGGGGTCACCTGCAAAG CTGTGTGCCGGTATCCATGTGGAAGGAATATGGAGTGCTCTCTACCCAATACCTGCACTTGTAAAGAAGGCTATACCGGATATAACTGCCACATAG CTGTCTGCCGACCGGACTGCAAAAACCAAGGGAAGTGTGGCAGGccagatgtgtgtgtctgtcccgtGGGCTACAGCGGACCAACATGTGAGGAAG CTAACTGTGAGCCATCTTGCCAGCATGGAGGAACCTGTCTGGTCAGGAATCTCTGCACCTGTCCTTACGGTTACGTGGGACCAAGATGTGAAATCA TGGTGTGCAACAGGCACTGTGAAAACGGAGGGGAGTGTATTTCTCCCGATGTGTGTAAGTGCAAGTCTGGCTGGTACGGACCAACATGTAACTCAG CTGTCTGCAATCCAGTGTGTTTGAATGGTGGGACTTGTATCAAACCCAACATCTGCGCCTGTCCCGGTGGCTTCTATGGCTCCCAATGTCAGATTG CTGTCTGCAGCCCTCCCTGTAAGAATGGAGGTCAGTGTATGAGGAACAACGTGTGCTCCTGCCCCGAGGGCTACACAGGGAAGCGGTGTCAGAAGA GTGTGTGCGACCCCATGTGCATGAACAAGGGGAAGTGTGTGGGGCCCAACTCCTGCTCCTGTGCCTCTGggtggagggggaagaggtgtaACATTA ctGTGTGCCTGCAGAAGTGTAAGAACGGTGGTGAGTGTGTAGGACCCAACACCTGCCACTGTTCCACAGGATGGGAAGGCCTACAGTGTCATTCTG CCATCTGTAAGCAGAGATGCCTCAACGGGGGAAGGTGTGTCCTGCCCAACTTCTGCCACTGCCGCAACGGGTACACTGGCGTCACCTGTGGGTTAAAG GCTGCTCTTGCATAA